Proteins encoded within one genomic window of Aquarana catesbeiana isolate 2022-GZ linkage group LG03, ASM4218655v1, whole genome shotgun sequence:
- the LOC141134442 gene encoding UPF0235 protein C15orf40 homolog isoform X1, which yields MRPTDPAKGQKKDAPQDPHPPGPVMRDTSGSISIAIHAKPGSKQSAITDVTSEAVCVAIAASPSEGEANAELCQFLSKVLEVVLDKGDKS from the exons GCTAAGGGACAGAAGAAAGATGCACCCCAGGATCCGCACCCCCCAGGTCCAGTTATGAGAGATACAAGTGGATCCATTTCTATTGCTATTCACGCTAAGCCAGGTTCCAAACAAAGTGCTATAACAG ATGTGACATCAGAAGCTGTTTGTGTTGCCATTGCTGCTTCTCCATCTGAAGGAGAGGCGAATGCTGAATTGTGCCAATTTCTATCAAAGGTTTTGGAAGTTGTCCTCGACAAG GGTGACAAAAGTTGA
- the LOC141134442 gene encoding UPF0235 protein C15orf40 homolog isoform X2, whose protein sequence is MDEAKGQKKDAPQDPHPPGPVMRDTSGSISIAIHAKPGSKQSAITDVTSEAVCVAIAASPSEGEANAELCQFLSKVLEVVLDKGDKS, encoded by the exons GCTAAGGGACAGAAGAAAGATGCACCCCAGGATCCGCACCCCCCAGGTCCAGTTATGAGAGATACAAGTGGATCCATTTCTATTGCTATTCACGCTAAGCCAGGTTCCAAACAAAGTGCTATAACAG ATGTGACATCAGAAGCTGTTTGTGTTGCCATTGCTGCTTCTCCATCTGAAGGAGAGGCGAATGCTGAATTGTGCCAATTTCTATCAAAGGTTTTGGAAGTTGTCCTCGACAAG GGTGACAAAAGTTGA